Proteins encoded together in one Thermoanaerobaculia bacterium window:
- a CDS encoding thioesterase family protein, protein MKVAIEVPYRDIDAMGHVNNAVYFSYFEFARQKYWEAAVGVESHLDIGFVMASAAIDYRLPAHMRDLLEVEIRCTRIGRSSFDFAYRITRGVDLVADGKSTQVLWDWHGGGKRTFTEELRRRIEAFEKDGTAAGGTK, encoded by the coding sequence GTGAAGGTCGCAATCGAGGTCCCGTACCGGGACATCGACGCGATGGGCCACGTCAACAACGCCGTCTACTTCTCCTATTTCGAGTTCGCGCGCCAGAAATACTGGGAGGCGGCGGTCGGCGTCGAGAGCCATCTCGACATCGGCTTCGTGATGGCGTCGGCGGCGATCGACTATCGCCTGCCCGCGCACATGCGCGACCTTCTCGAGGTCGAGATCCGCTGCACGCGGATCGGCCGGTCCTCGTTCGACTTCGCCTACCGCATCACGCGCGGCGTCGATCTCGTGGCGGACGGCAAGAGCACGCAGGTGCTGTGGGACTGGCACGGAGGGGGAAAGCGGACGTTCACCGAAGAGCTGCGCCGTCGGATCGAGGCGTTCGAAAAGGACGGGACGGCGGCGGGAGGAACGAAATGA
- a CDS encoding amidohydrolase: MSGRVDEALKAFPERELERLVSVRRDLHRHPELGFEETRTAGVVRERLVDIRLAPRDGVGRTGVVADFGSDGAPRVMIRADMDALPLSEETGAAYTSSNAGRMHACGHDGHVAIGLAVAERLARDPAGGAYRSLFQPAEEGAGGALAMVDDGALRGVAAALGLHLWNPLPVGKVGVVAGPQMAAVDEFEIVVRGPGGHGAAPHETFDPILASARLVDALQTIVAREISPLDSAVVTVAAIHGGTAFNIIPKEVRMTGTARSFSREAHRTLPEKIRRVAEGVALACGVAADVEYRRINEATVNDPSVAALVAETAEEILGSGAVVETRTMGGEDMSVFLRQVPGCFFFVGSGLPGAYRPHHSPVFDFDERALAVGVLMLEACARRLSLKLR, translated from the coding sequence ATGAGCGGAAGAGTCGACGAGGCGTTGAAGGCATTTCCGGAACGGGAGCTCGAGCGGCTCGTCTCCGTCCGCCGCGATCTCCACCGCCACCCGGAGCTCGGCTTCGAGGAGACCCGCACCGCCGGAGTCGTCCGGGAACGCCTCGTGGACATTCGACTCGCGCCGCGCGATGGGGTCGGACGCACGGGAGTGGTCGCGGATTTCGGGAGCGACGGCGCGCCGAGGGTGATGATCCGCGCCGACATGGACGCCCTTCCCCTCTCGGAGGAAACCGGCGCCGCCTACACGTCGTCGAACGCGGGACGAATGCACGCCTGCGGGCACGACGGTCACGTCGCGATCGGGCTCGCGGTCGCCGAGCGTCTCGCCCGCGACCCGGCGGGCGGCGCCTATCGCAGTCTCTTCCAGCCGGCGGAGGAAGGGGCGGGCGGAGCGCTGGCCATGGTCGACGACGGCGCGCTCCGGGGCGTCGCCGCCGCGCTCGGCCTCCACCTCTGGAACCCCCTGCCGGTCGGGAAGGTGGGCGTCGTCGCGGGGCCTCAGATGGCCGCGGTCGACGAGTTCGAGATCGTGGTGCGCGGGCCGGGCGGGCACGGGGCGGCGCCGCACGAGACCTTCGACCCGATCCTCGCCTCGGCGCGCCTCGTCGACGCCCTCCAGACGATCGTCGCGCGCGAGATCTCTCCGCTCGACTCCGCCGTCGTGACCGTCGCCGCGATCCACGGCGGAACGGCCTTCAACATCATCCCGAAAGAGGTGAGGATGACGGGCACCGCCCGCTCCTTCTCGCGGGAAGCGCATCGGACCCTTCCCGAGAAGATCCGGCGCGTGGCCGAAGGCGTCGCGCTCGCTTGCGGCGTCGCGGCGGACGTCGAGTACCGCCGCATCAACGAGGCGACCGTCAACGACCCCTCGGTCGCGGCGCTCGTCGCCGAAACCGCCGAGGAGATCCTCGGATCGGGCGCGGTCGTGGAGACGAGAACGATGGGAGGCGAGGACATGTCGGTTTTCCTGAGACAGGTGCCGGGATGCTTCTTCTTCGTCGGATCCGGGCTCCCGGGCGCGTACCGTCCGCATCACTCGCCCGTGTTCGACTTTGACGAGCGCGCGCTCGCCGTGGGAGTGCTGATGCTCGAGGCGTGTGCTCGACGACTTTCGCTCAAGCTGAGGTGA